Part of the Tetragenococcus koreensis genome, TAAAAGTTGCTTCCATATACTTGGGATCACGACTTCTGCTGCAGCTTCAAAATCATAACCAGCAGAATGATGCGTGGCTCGTTGTGGCAAATGGATCTCTTTGTTTATATAATCTGTGACGATTTCAAATCCTCTTTTTTTCATAACAACCCTCCATAAAGACTACGCCTATTTTACCATATCTTTGGCAAAAAACTGAGTGTCTTTCTGTTTTCTAAAAATTTCTCAAGAATTAACAAATAAGTTAGTTATTTTTTATGTATATTGTCTTATTTTTGCATCTTTTTACCCAACGCGTTAGGATGAAATTAAGAAAAGAAAGGAAGGTATCACAAATGACAAAAAACATTCTAGATGAAACAACCACATTAAATAATGGTGTCAAGATGCCGTATTTTGGTTTAGGCGTATGGAAGACCGATAATCATACCGCACAAAACTCAGTGACCGAAGCAATCAAAAATGGTTATCATTTGATCGATACCGCCAAACAATACGGAAACCAAGCGGGCGTTGCCAAGGGAATCCGCGAAGGTTTACGACAAACAGGTGGCAACCGTAAGGACTTATTCATCACAACCAAGGTATTTAATGGGGACGCTGGCTATGATTCAACGTTACATGCTTTTTATGATACATTGCATGAGCTACAATTGTCTTATATTGATTTGTATTTAATTCATTGGCCAGTAGACGGACAGTATATTGATACTTGGCATGCTTTAGAAAAATTATATAAAGATGGTTTAATTCGGGCAATTGGCGTTTCTAATTTTGATAACGAACGATTACAAAATTTGTTAGATCATGCTAACGTCACACCAGCTGTTAACCAAATGGAATATAACCCATTAAACCAGGAAAAAGAAATCCATGAAATGGCACGAATGACTGGAATTCAATTAGAAGCTTGGTCGCCCTTAGGTGGCGGGGAAGCACTAAATGATGCAACCATTAACCAATTAGCAGAAAAATATCATAAATCAGCTGCCCAAATTATTTTGCGTTGGAACTATCAACAAGATGTTATCACTATTCCAAAATCTACTCATAAAGAGCGTATGATTGAAAATAGTCAAATCGCTGACTTCGAATTATCCAACGAAGATGTCCAAAAAATCCAAGAAATGGATAAGAAGAAACACTCAATTTGGTATGATGAGTTCGATTGGCATAATCCAACCGATCCTAATAATACTCCTGAGACAGTAGAAGTTTGGGACGATACAGAGCAATATAAAAATTAAGCAAAAACAAAGAGACTTATATCACAGCCCCTTTGTTAATAAAATATCCGAACTATAAGAGAGATTATCCCTGCCATTACTCGTCGCAAACTCACGACCATTAGGAAATCTCATCAAATATAGTCCGGATATTTTTGTCTTATCTTTACTTATGTCACAGCCTTTTTCATTATTCTTCTGTGGGTTTAATTGCTACTTTTTTTGGCACATTTTTTTGTTTTATACAAAATTTATACCAAGCATATACAAAAATCCCCAAAATGATGAAGCCACCATAGCCAACTGCTGGATACACAAATCCAATAACGTTTGTAAATCCACCAAAACTTAGAGCAAAAGCTGCTATTGAAGCTGCTAATAATACATAACGAAAATTCTTCTTGTTTGGTGTAATAAAACTAGTTGAAAATGAATATAAAACGCTCATTGCTGTATTCCAAATTTCAAAGAAAATTAAAATTGACATAATAAGACCCACCCATGGTTGAATCAAACGAGCCATTTGAAGCATTGGTAGATCAAAGGTAGCTACTTGTGCAGAAGTTGCAAATAAAGTTAAATTAATTAAAACAATTAGACATCCAACTACAATACCTCCAATTAATCCGCCATGACGGGCAACTTTTTTGTCTTTTTCTACGCCACCTAGAAGAAAGGCAGTTGCAACACCTGTAGTTAAGTTTACTGAAGCATAGTTTAATACACTGACCCACCAATTAGGTAATGGGGAAGTCAATTCTAATGCGTCTGCATTCATAGCAGCAAAATCCCAATCTGCTGTTGAAAGCGAACGAAAACTAATAACGATAACCAAAATAATTAAAAAAGGGGCAATCGCTCCAATAGCGCCAACAACTTTTTCTGTATTCATCATCCCTACCAAAAAAACAAGGGCTACACAAATTAAATTTCCTAACCAAATAGGCCAACCAAATTGTTGGTTCAAATTACTGCCAGCGCCTGCTACCATTACGACGCCAATTCCGAATAATGTTAACAATAAAAAGATATCAATTACACGATTGGTAATCGGTGAGACAATATGGTTTAATACGTCGCGATGCGAATAGGCTTTGAAAAAATGACCCATATCAACAATAACAAAACCAAAAAATCCAAAAATGAAAATAGAAACTATCGTTCCAACGATCCCCCAAATACCAAAACTAGTAAAATATTGCAGCATTTCTTGTCCAGAAGCAAACCCTGCACCAATAATAATTCCTGTAAAAGCCATAGCGATTTTAAACTTTCTCATATACCTACCAACCTTTCTAACAACTAAATTACTGGCACAAAACTACCAGCCTTGCCCAGATACATCGTAATCCTCTAATTTTCCTTCTGCCAATTCATTCATGGTTTCTTCAATTAAGTCCAAAGCTTTTACTAATTCTTGATCCGTAATAACTAACGGTGGTTGAAAACGCAAAACACTCTCACCAATAGCAATCAAAACAGCCCCTCTTTCGAACAAACGATTGCAAATCTTTAGAGCTGCTTGGCTATCCTTTGTTTTGCTTTTTTTATCTGTCACAATATCAATGCCTATTGATAAACCCATCCCACGTACGTCACCAATAAACGCATACTCGTCTTTCCACTTTTTCATTCGTTCTTGTGCTATTTTACCTTTACGTGTACTTTCTTGCAGCAGGTTGTCTTCTTCAATCATGGCTAAAGTGGCTAAAGAAGCAGCACAGCAAACTGGATTAGCTGCAGTTGTAAATACGTGGGCAGGTGCTTCTAAGCTGTCCATAATTTCTTTACGCCCCACAATGGCAGATAAAGGCATTCCGCCAGCTAATGACTTACCATAAGCAACTAAGTCTGCTTCAACATCAAAGTGTTCTGTTGAACACCAAGTCCCTGTCCGTCCAAGCCCTTGCTGCACATCATCGACAGCAAATAAAATCCCATGTTTATGGCAAAGGTCATACAAGGCTTTAAAATAACCCGGCACAGGTTCTAATAAACCGCCATCTCCTTGTAATGTTTCAATAACAACACAAGCAATTTCTTCTGGCGGTAGATAGGTCTCCATCATTTGTTTAAATGGTGCTAAGTATTCTTCAATCGAATTAGGTTTCGCTTGTCCATACATCCCGCGGTAATTATCTGGAAACGGTATGTGTTCAATGTTAGGTACGAATGGCCCCATTTTAGCGCGCATTTTGACATTAATTGCTGACATCGAAATCGAACCATAAGTAGAACCATGGTAAGCATTTTGAAAAGTAACGATATTTGGTCGATCAGTATAAGCTCGCGCATATTTCATGATTCCATCACATGCATCAGAACCGGTTAATCCAAAAGTC contains:
- a CDS encoding aspartate aminotransferase family protein, which encodes MATYEELMEKDEQYFAKAGRISYYPLLIDHAKGATLVDFAGKEYIDLLASASAINVGHSPKKITDAIKAQADKMVHYTPAYMYHEPAIKLAEKLCEITPGQFAKKATFGLTGSDACDGIMKYARAYTDRPNIVTFQNAYHGSTYGSISMSAINVKMRAKMGPFVPNIEHIPFPDNYRGMYGQAKPNSIEEYLAPFKQMMETYLPPEEIACVVIETLQGDGGLLEPVPGYFKALYDLCHKHGILFAVDDVQQGLGRTGTWCSTEHFDVEADLVAYGKSLAGGMPLSAIVGRKEIMDSLEAPAHVFTTAANPVCCAASLATLAMIEEDNLLQESTRKGKIAQERMKKWKDEYAFIGDVRGMGLSIGIDIVTDKKSKTKDSQAALKICNRLFERGAVLIAIGESVLRFQPPLVITDQELVKALDLIEETMNELAEGKLEDYDVSGQGW
- a CDS encoding aldo/keto reductase; translation: MTKNILDETTTLNNGVKMPYFGLGVWKTDNHTAQNSVTEAIKNGYHLIDTAKQYGNQAGVAKGIREGLRQTGGNRKDLFITTKVFNGDAGYDSTLHAFYDTLHELQLSYIDLYLIHWPVDGQYIDTWHALEKLYKDGLIRAIGVSNFDNERLQNLLDHANVTPAVNQMEYNPLNQEKEIHEMARMTGIQLEAWSPLGGGEALNDATINQLAEKYHKSAAQIILRWNYQQDVITIPKSTHKERMIENSQIADFELSNEDVQKIQEMDKKKHSIWYDEFDWHNPTDPNNTPETVEVWDDTEQYKN